One genomic segment of Candidatus Methylacidiphilales bacterium includes these proteins:
- a CDS encoding AarF/UbiB family protein has protein sequence MKWSSYVQLWRIIYYSYRFGIDDLLYQIPFFKRFGFLYYSNPLTWFSTTRRLPLTVRIPLFLEALGPLYIKLGQLLSTRTDMFSKEVVDCLSRLRDKVEPFNQAQLHKQLTIAYGDYTTVITTISPTPMASASIAQVHRATLTNGKPVVLKVVRPNIEKFIKRDLQLLQDIQSLILTMYPSFKRFNIPDILKELQRVLFTELDLRNEAKAIRSFKQQYQHLPSRPVILPTINYELSNQTVLVMDELHGVSLTELERLDTKNISRTQIAKLILDIFFEQIFYFEHFHADIHPGNIFIDIQNPAQPQLILLDFGIIGRLSKRDKYYLAKNIFALLDRDFEMVASLHIDSEWLPDETDIPSFIRDLEEIVTMLHNKEIKDISFGKILFSVFSTAKKHKINIQPQLLLLQKTVLHLESLARQLDPSIDLWAYSKPKIKQWLTDQRSITNSVKRFVQVLQMADTILSTQSFETINKQFIRLTKQTMQTHDELLILKKSQTRLTMLLIIATLLLGMIYFFRP, from the coding sequence ATGAAGTGGTCAAGCTATGTTCAATTATGGAGAATAATATATTACTCCTATCGGTTTGGTATTGATGACTTGCTCTATCAGATTCCATTTTTTAAGCGATTTGGTTTTCTCTATTACAGTAATCCACTAACCTGGTTTTCAACGACAAGAAGATTACCACTCACAGTTCGCATACCATTGTTTTTAGAAGCATTAGGGCCACTCTACATTAAACTTGGGCAATTGTTATCTACCAGAACAGATATGTTCTCTAAAGAAGTAGTAGATTGTTTATCACGACTGCGCGACAAAGTAGAGCCATTTAACCAAGCACAGCTCCATAAGCAACTTACTATTGCATATGGTGATTACACCACAGTCATTACTACGATTTCACCAACACCAATGGCTTCAGCATCAATCGCTCAAGTACATCGTGCGACACTAACCAACGGCAAGCCTGTGGTATTAAAAGTAGTGCGCCCCAATATAGAAAAATTCATTAAACGAGATTTACAATTATTACAAGACATACAGTCTCTGATACTTACCATGTACCCTTCATTTAAACGATTTAATATTCCAGATATTCTCAAGGAACTGCAAAGAGTACTTTTCACTGAACTAGACTTACGCAACGAGGCAAAAGCAATTCGTTCATTTAAGCAGCAGTACCAACACCTACCCAGCCGTCCTGTAATCTTACCAACCATCAACTATGAACTCTCCAATCAAACCGTACTAGTCATGGATGAGCTTCATGGAGTATCGCTTACCGAACTTGAGCGCCTAGACACAAAAAACATTTCCAGAACACAAATCGCAAAATTAATCCTAGATATTTTCTTTGAACAGATTTTTTACTTTGAACACTTTCATGCCGATATTCATCCAGGCAATATATTTATAGATATTCAAAACCCAGCACAACCACAACTAATCTTACTAGACTTTGGCATCATCGGTAGACTTAGCAAACGAGATAAATATTACCTAGCCAAGAATATCTTTGCCCTCCTTGATCGAGATTTTGAAATGGTAGCCTCACTCCATATTGATTCAGAGTGGCTTCCTGATGAAACTGACATACCTTCCTTTATCAGAGACCTAGAAGAGATCGTCACCATGCTCCATAATAAAGAAATAAAAGATATATCATTTGGCAAAATACTTTTCTCGGTCTTCTCCACAGCCAAAAAACATAAAATCAACATCCAACCCCAACTCCTCCTCCTGCAAAAAACAGTGCTTCACCTAGAATCACTAGCAAGACAACTTGACCCATCCATTGACCTCTGGGCATACTCTAAACCTAAAATAAAACAATGGCTCACCGACCAACGATCCATCACCAACTCAGTAAAACGATTCGTACAAGTACTGCAAATGGCAGACACCATCCTCAGCACCCAATCTTTTGAAACAATCAACAAACAATTTATTAGGCTAACCAAACAAACCATGCAAACCCATGACGAGCTACTAATCCTCAAGAAATC